In Aureibaculum algae, the following are encoded in one genomic region:
- a CDS encoding LOG family protein encodes MSSALNLNEERKIIEKFQHKTWNEIKTNDTWAIFKIMAEFVNGYEKMSKIGPCVSIFGSARTKPDQKYYKLAENIAYELTQNGFGVITGGGPGIMEAGNKGAHRGEGASVGLNIDLPFEQHDNPYIDHDKNVMFDYFFVRKVMFVKYAQGFVVMPGGFGTLDELFEAVTLIQTKKIGKFPIILVGSEFWNGIFDWVKEVLIGQFGNASAEDMDLIQIVDTEKEVVDILNNFYKKYSLSPNF; translated from the coding sequence ATGTCGTCAGCGTTAAATTTAAATGAAGAACGAAAAATAATTGAAAAATTTCAACATAAAACTTGGAATGAAATAAAAACCAATGATACTTGGGCCATTTTTAAAATAATGGCTGAATTTGTGAATGGTTACGAAAAGATGAGTAAAATTGGACCGTGTGTTAGTATTTTTGGTTCAGCAAGGACAAAACCTGATCAAAAATATTATAAATTAGCTGAAAACATTGCGTATGAATTAACACAAAATGGTTTTGGTGTTATTACAGGTGGTGGCCCTGGTATTATGGAAGCAGGTAATAAAGGAGCTCATAGAGGCGAAGGTGCTTCGGTTGGACTGAACATTGATTTACCTTTTGAACAACATGACAATCCCTATATAGATCATGATAAAAATGTAATGTTTGATTACTTTTTTGTTCGTAAAGTAATGTTTGTCAAATATGCTCAAGGGTTTGTAGTAATGCCTGGTGGATTTGGTACATTAGATGAACTTTTTGAAGCTGTAACATTAATTCAAACTAAAAAGATTGGAAAATTTCCAATTATTTTAGTGGGCTCTGAATTTTGGAACGGTATTTTTGATTGGGTAAAGGAAGTTTTAATTGGACAATTCGGAAATGCAAGTGCTGAAGATATGGATTTGATTCAAATTGTAGATACTGAAAAAGAAGTTGTTGATATACTAAATAACTTTTATAAAAAATATAGTTTGAGTCCTAATTTCTAA